A single genomic interval of Rhododendron vialii isolate Sample 1 chromosome 3a, ASM3025357v1 harbors:
- the LOC131319043 gene encoding DNA-(apurinic or apyrimidinic site) endonuclease, chloroplastic-like isoform X1 encodes MPLTCASSLRLTFAGIPSLCALDLITARTIGSKRLLCYPSTSAKLSETMDIKTKSGKECLSKGSKVEADIIGEDLATIERMMVQELRSKLRSVGVATKGCKSDLVSTLKDFLNSKVEGKGSPVLDGQQFSGTKSKRSKTDTLKRKTKSSAVEEHAQELNSVLEVSEIQSTKRRVKQVQVSNNNEEVKTTLLATLVSHKLSIKVDEVSGKEPSRMNGKPHPEDATGVGASGEVNLPDRPKGTLDSFCPQEATEGVESIQSQDYEASTTKW; translated from the exons ATGCCTCTAACCTGCGCCTCATCGCTCCGCTTAAC GTTTGCAGGTATTCCAAGTCTTTGCGCATTGGATCTTATCACAGCAAGAACGATTGGGTCTAAGCGACTCCTTTGTTATCCATCCACATCTGCAAAACTAAGTGAAACTATGGATATCAAGACAAAATCTGGGAAG GAATGTCTGTCGAAAGGTAGCAAAGTGGAAGCTGATATCATTGGGGAAGATTTGGCTACAATTGAAAGAATGATGGTTCAGGAACTCCGATCAAAATTAAG GAGTGTTGGGGTCGCCACCAAAGGTTGTAAGAGCGATCTCGTGTCTACCTTGAAGGATTTCCTAAACAGTAAAGTAGAAG GGAAGGGTTCTCCGGTGCTAGATGGTCAGCAGTTCTCTGGAACGAAATCTAAGCGAAGTAAAACAGATACATTGAAAAGGAAGACTAAGAGTTCAGCTGTAGAAGAGCATGCTCAGGAGTTAAACTCAGTTTTGGAGGTCTCTGAAATTCAATCTACTAAGAGAAGAGTCAAACAGGTCCAAGTATCTAATAACAATGAGGAAGTCAAAACTACCCTTCTGGCAACGTTGGTGTCGCATAAGCTATCTATCAAAGTTGATGAAGTTTCAG GAAAAGAACCCTCCCGAATGAACGGAAAACCACACCCAGAAGATGCTACTGGAGTTGGAGCTTCTGGTGAGGTTAATCTCCCCGATAGACCAAAAGGAACCCTGGACAGTTTTTGCCCACAAGAAGCCACAGAAGGGGTGGAAAGTATACAATCCCAGGACTATGAGGCCTCCACCACTAAGTGGTGA
- the LOC131319043 gene encoding DNA-(apurinic or apyrimidinic site) endonuclease, chloroplastic-like isoform X2: MDIKTKSGKECLSKGSKVEADIIGEDLATIERMMVQELRSKLRSVGVATKGCKSDLVSTLKDFLNSKVEGKGSPVLDGQQFSGTKSKRSKTDTLKRKTKSSAVEEHAQELNSVLEVSEIQSTKRRVKQVQVSNNNEEVKTTLLATLVSHKLSIKVDEVSGKEPSRMNGKPHPEDATGVGASGEVNLPDRPKGTLDSFCPQEATEGVESIQSQDYEASTTKW; encoded by the exons ATGGATATCAAGACAAAATCTGGGAAG GAATGTCTGTCGAAAGGTAGCAAAGTGGAAGCTGATATCATTGGGGAAGATTTGGCTACAATTGAAAGAATGATGGTTCAGGAACTCCGATCAAAATTAAG GAGTGTTGGGGTCGCCACCAAAGGTTGTAAGAGCGATCTCGTGTCTACCTTGAAGGATTTCCTAAACAGTAAAGTAGAAG GGAAGGGTTCTCCGGTGCTAGATGGTCAGCAGTTCTCTGGAACGAAATCTAAGCGAAGTAAAACAGATACATTGAAAAGGAAGACTAAGAGTTCAGCTGTAGAAGAGCATGCTCAGGAGTTAAACTCAGTTTTGGAGGTCTCTGAAATTCAATCTACTAAGAGAAGAGTCAAACAGGTCCAAGTATCTAATAACAATGAGGAAGTCAAAACTACCCTTCTGGCAACGTTGGTGTCGCATAAGCTATCTATCAAAGTTGATGAAGTTTCAG GAAAAGAACCCTCCCGAATGAACGGAAAACCACACCCAGAAGATGCTACTGGAGTTGGAGCTTCTGGTGAGGTTAATCTCCCCGATAGACCAAAAGGAACCCTGGACAGTTTTTGCCCACAAGAAGCCACAGAAGGGGTGGAAAGTATACAATCCCAGGACTATGAGGCCTCCACCACTAAGTGGTGA